From a single Campylobacter concisus genomic region:
- a CDS encoding DUF4230 domain-containing protein, which yields MSEYANLILAILLAVLAFAFYRSNKALKKAKDDSENLSVSTEISQLKSIGELSVFQVYSKEIVTKTDHAFGNFGKEYLRWLISEKKLSMIFEFEINFIYDLTSPKLEITQIANSSYKIKMPPCKYKFSIADMKFYDEKNGKFIPFLLPDSLNGFFGSTFTEEDKNRLIEEARNEVKKMSVRLISQLQSKIHKSACDTLEAIAKSFGANKVEFIFDDNDEQISSQLNLENIA from the coding sequence ATGAGCGAATATGCAAATTTGATATTAGCTATCTTATTAGCTGTTTTGGCATTTGCATTTTATAGGTCAAATAAGGCGTTAAAAAAGGCAAAAGATGATAGCGAAAATCTCTCAGTCAGCACTGAAATTTCGCAGCTAAAAAGTATTGGCGAGCTATCTGTTTTTCAAGTTTATAGCAAAGAGATCGTCACAAAGACAGATCATGCGTTTGGAAATTTTGGCAAAGAGTATCTAAGATGGCTTATAAGCGAGAAGAAGCTTTCGATGATATTTGAGTTTGAGATAAATTTCATCTACGATCTAACTAGCCCAAAGCTCGAGATCACGCAGATCGCAAACTCTAGCTATAAGATAAAAATGCCTCCTTGCAAGTATAAATTCTCAATCGCCGATATGAAATTTTACGATGAGAAAAACGGCAAATTTATACCATTTTTACTGCCTGACTCGCTAAATGGCTTTTTTGGTAGCACTTTTACAGAAGAAGATAAAAATAGACTAATTGAAGAGGCAAGAAACGAAGTCAAAAAGATGAGCGTTCGCCTTATCTCACAGCTTCAAAGTAAAATTCATAAATCAGCTTGCGATACGCTTGAAGCGATAGCTAAGAGCTTTGGCGCAAACAAAGTTGAGTTTATTTTTGACGATAATGATGAGCAGATCAGCTCGCAACTAAATTTAGAAAATATTGCATAA
- a CDS encoding Dyp-type peroxidase: protein MSVNSQEVTQTPGNNTVFQTWVLTADKKACKDGFAELCALVVNLNKTAKIRFGANENVNCVLGVGHDAWKKLEISKELPKELMNFKAIKGDKHEAVSTKGDIHIHIRALNAPDCFDMAQAIKAVLFKFAELTDETQGFKYHDGRAIIGFVDGTENPEGEERDFFAKVGDEDAKFKGGSYVFVQKYFHNMKEWNATSVSEQEKVIGRSKELDIEMSEDVKPTNSHSAAANVGDDKKVVRGNMPFTEGSKTGTYFIAYASTFSTVELMLKKMFIGEPKGNSDRLLDFSTPVTGALYFVPTVDMLSDYEG from the coding sequence ATGAGCGTAAATTCACAAGAAGTCACGCAGACACCAGGCAACAACACAGTCTTTCAAACATGGGTTTTAACAGCTGATAAAAAGGCTTGTAAAGATGGGTTTGCCGAGCTTTGCGCCTTGGTTGTAAATTTAAATAAAACTGCCAAGATTAGATTTGGCGCAAATGAAAATGTAAACTGCGTCCTTGGCGTGGGTCATGATGCTTGGAAAAAGCTTGAAATTTCAAAAGAATTGCCAAAAGAGCTTATGAATTTTAAAGCGATAAAAGGCGATAAACACGAAGCTGTTAGCACAAAGGGCGATATTCATATCCACATCCGCGCTTTAAATGCGCCTGATTGCTTCGATATGGCTCAAGCGATAAAGGCCGTACTTTTTAAATTTGCAGAGCTTACAGACGAGACGCAAGGCTTTAAGTATCATGACGGTAGGGCGATAATTGGCTTTGTTGATGGCACTGAAAATCCTGAGGGCGAGGAGAGAGATTTCTTTGCTAAAGTTGGCGATGAGGACGCTAAATTTAAAGGTGGCAGCTACGTTTTTGTACAAAAATATTTCCATAATATGAAAGAGTGGAACGCTACAAGCGTAAGTGAGCAAGAAAAGGTAATAGGCCGTTCAAAAGAGCTTGACATCGAGATGAGCGAGGATGTAAAACCTACAAATTCGCACTCAGCTGCTGCAAACGTAGGAGATGATAAAAAGGTCGTGCGTGGCAATATGCCTTTTACTGAAGGTAGTAAAACTGGCACCTACTTCATCGCTTATGCGAGCACATTTTCAACGGTTGAGCTTATGCTTAAAAAGATGTTTATCGGCGAGCCAAAGGGCAACTCAGATAGACTGCTTGACTTTAGTACGCCAGTAACTGGTGCCTTATATTTTGTGCCAACAGTTGATATGTTAAGCGATTATGAGGGCTAA
- the napA gene encoding nitrate reductase catalytic subunit NapA: protein MNRREFIKSAAASAACASAGIAVPSSLSAASEAEKGWRWDKAACRFCGTGCGIMVATKEGKIVAVKGDPEAPVNRGLNCIKGYFNAKIMYGEDRITHPLLRVNEKGEFDKKGKFKQVSWKQAFDVMEAQFRKAYNELGPHGIGVLGSGQYTIPEGYAAVKLIKGGFRSNSIDPNARHCMASAVVGFMQVFGIDEPSGCFDDIELTDTIVAWGANMAEMHPILWARVSDRKLSDPDRVKVVNLSTYSTRTSNLADIEIIFAPSSDLAIWNYIAREIVYNHPEMIDEEFVKKHCVFTTGPADIGYGLRPDINHKKYAPSELDTAATEKSKVLSEAEGVTLAYLGLKAGDTLENKNAAKSGAHWQITFEEFKKALAPYTLDFTAKVAKGDPNEDIEEFKKKLKALADLYIEKNRKVVSFWTMGFNQHQRGTWVNEQAYMVHFLLGKQALPGSGAFSLTGQPSACGTAREVGTFVHRLPADMVIDNPKHREITEKIWKLPAGTLSGVLASHYVKMMRDLEDGKVKFIWVQVNNPWQNTANANHWIKAAREMDNFIVVSDPYPGISAKVADLILPTAMIYEKWGAYGNAERRTQHWRQQVLPVGEAMPDIWQMMEFSKRFKLKDVWGEKKVNDKVTLPNVLEEAKAMGYSEEDTLFDVLFANEEAKKFSANDPIIENYDNTEVFGDSRKVIGSDGKEFKGYGFFVHKYLWEEYRKFGVGHGHDLADFDTYHRVRGLRWPVVDGKETQWRFNTKFDPYAKKAAPNEKFAFYGNKNAALPTGDLKGVTNKDKTSLANKAKIFFRPYMDPCEMPSKEYPFWLCTGRVLEHWHSGTMTMRVPELYRAVPEALCYMHEDDAKNLGVMQNEIVWVESRRGKVKARVDLKGRNKPPVGLVYVPWFDENVFINKVTLDATCPISKETDYKKCAVKIYKA, encoded by the coding sequence ATGAATCGACGAGAATTCATAAAAAGTGCTGCGGCTAGTGCTGCTTGTGCTAGTGCTGGTATAGCCGTACCAAGCTCGCTAAGTGCAGCAAGCGAAGCCGAAAAAGGCTGGCGCTGGGATAAGGCCGCTTGTAGGTTTTGTGGGACAGGCTGTGGCATCATGGTCGCTACAAAAGAGGGCAAGATAGTAGCTGTAAAAGGAGATCCAGAAGCGCCAGTAAATCGCGGTCTAAACTGCATTAAAGGCTATTTTAATGCTAAGATCATGTACGGCGAGGATAGGATCACTCATCCGCTTTTGCGTGTAAATGAAAAAGGCGAATTTGATAAAAAAGGTAAATTTAAGCAAGTAAGCTGGAAGCAAGCATTTGATGTTATGGAGGCTCAGTTTAGAAAAGCATACAATGAACTAGGCCCTCACGGTATCGGAGTTCTAGGCTCTGGTCAATATACAATTCCAGAAGGTTACGCTGCTGTTAAGCTTATAAAAGGTGGCTTTAGAAGCAATAGCATCGATCCAAACGCAAGACACTGCATGGCAAGCGCGGTTGTTGGCTTTATGCAAGTTTTTGGTATAGACGAGCCATCAGGCTGTTTTGATGATATCGAACTAACTGATACTATCGTGGCTTGGGGCGCAAATATGGCTGAGATGCACCCGATCCTTTGGGCGCGCGTAAGCGATAGAAAGCTTAGCGATCCTGATAGAGTAAAGGTTGTAAATTTAAGCACCTACTCAACTAGAACATCAAATTTAGCTGACATCGAGATCATTTTTGCTCCGTCATCTGACCTTGCTATCTGGAACTACATCGCTCGCGAGATAGTTTATAACCACCCAGAGATGATCGATGAAGAATTTGTTAAAAAGCACTGTGTATTTACAACCGGTCCAGCCGACATCGGATATGGTCTTCGTCCAGACATTAATCATAAAAAATATGCTCCAAGTGAGCTAGACACTGCTGCTACTGAGAAGTCAAAGGTGCTAAGTGAAGCTGAGGGTGTTACACTTGCATATCTTGGACTAAAAGCTGGCGATACGCTAGAAAATAAAAATGCTGCAAAATCTGGCGCACATTGGCAAATAACATTTGAAGAGTTTAAAAAAGCTCTTGCACCTTACACACTTGACTTTACAGCAAAGGTGGCAAAGGGTGATCCAAACGAAGATATAGAAGAATTTAAGAAAAAACTAAAAGCACTTGCCGATCTTTATATCGAGAAAAACCGCAAAGTTGTAAGTTTTTGGACTATGGGCTTTAATCAACACCAACGTGGTACATGGGTAAATGAGCAAGCTTATATGGTTCACTTTTTGCTCGGCAAACAAGCACTTCCAGGCTCAGGAGCATTTTCTCTAACTGGCCAACCAAGTGCGTGTGGAACTGCAAGAGAGGTTGGAACATTTGTTCACCGCTTGCCAGCTGACATGGTTATTGATAATCCAAAACATAGAGAGATAACTGAAAAAATTTGGAAACTTCCTGCCGGAACACTAAGTGGTGTACTCGCTTCTCACTACGTAAAAATGATGCGTGATCTTGAAGATGGTAAGGTTAAATTTATCTGGGTTCAAGTAAACAACCCATGGCAAAATACTGCAAATGCAAACCACTGGATAAAAGCAGCTCGTGAGATGGATAACTTCATCGTTGTAAGCGATCCTTATCCAGGAATTTCTGCAAAAGTGGCTGACCTTATCCTCCCAACTGCGATGATCTATGAAAAATGGGGTGCTTACGGTAATGCTGAGAGAAGAACACAACACTGGAGACAGCAAGTACTTCCAGTTGGCGAAGCGATGCCTGATATTTGGCAAATGATGGAGTTTAGTAAACGCTTTAAGCTAAAAGATGTTTGGGGTGAGAAAAAAGTAAATGATAAAGTGACACTTCCAAATGTGCTTGAAGAGGCAAAAGCTATGGGGTATAGCGAAGAAGATACGCTATTTGATGTACTTTTTGCTAACGAAGAGGCTAAGAAATTTAGTGCAAACGATCCGATCATAGAAAACTACGACAATACAGAAGTATTTGGCGATAGCAGAAAGGTGATCGGCTCAGATGGCAAAGAATTTAAAGGATATGGATTTTTCGTCCACAAATATCTTTGGGAAGAGTATAGAAAATTTGGCGTTGGACACGGCCACGACCTAGCAGACTTTGATACTTACCACAGAGTAAGAGGTCTTAGATGGCCAGTAGTTGATGGCAAAGAGACTCAGTGGAGATTTAACACTAAATTTGACCCATACGCTAAAAAAGCTGCCCCAAATGAGAAATTTGCATTCTACGGCAACAAAAATGCAGCACTTCCAACAGGCGATCTAAAAGGCGTTACAAATAAAGATAAAACATCTCTTGCAAACAAAGCAAAAATTTTCTTCCGCCCTTACATGGATCCATGCGAGATGCCAAGCAAAGAGTATCCGTTCTGGCTATGTACTGGCCGTGTTCTAGAGCACTGGCACTCAGGCACTATGACCATGCGTGTTCCTGAGCTTTATAGAGCTGTTCCAGAGGCACTTTGCTATATGCATGAAGATGATGCTAAAAATCTTGGCGTAATGCAAAATGAGATCGTTTGGGTCGAATCACGCCGTGGCAAGGTAAAAGCAAGAGTTGATCTAAAAGGTAGAAATAAGCCACCAGTAGGTCTTGTTTATGTGCCTTGGTTTGATGAAAACGTATTTATCAATAAAGTCACACTAGATGCTACTTGCCCAATCTCAAAAGAGACTGATTATAAAAAGTGTGCGGTTAAAATTTACAAAGCATAG
- a CDS encoding EamA family transporter, which yields MYKVYQAALVDKFSVVLAVILAVIFFGERLNYKEILAICLIISGVVLLIFK from the coding sequence GTGTATAAGGTCTATCAAGCAGCCTTAGTTGATAAATTTAGCGTTGTGCTTGCTGTTATTTTGGCTGTCATCTTTTTTGGTGAGAGGCTAAATTACAAAGAAATTTTAGCCATTTGTCTTATTATTTCAGGCGTTGTTTTATTGATTTTCAAGTAA
- a CDS encoding molybdopterin-dependent oxidoreductase, which translates to MNENRREFLKKGATAIAATPLLSSVTASNLFADGVKKSVLRDSEVITAAHWGMLKVTTKNGVAVKSEPIQKTSEIYNPLQHYTPDMIYKCRIKRPAVRKSYLENPDSPKPELRGKDEWVEVPYEEAIKLVARELKKTRAQKGLQSVFAGSYGWKSSGNVHNSRILLHRFMNLSGGFVGSLGDYSTGASQIIMPHVVGSIEVYEQQTSWPVVLENSKVVVIWGANPLATLRIAWTSTDEQGFKYFEELKNKKDIKVIIIDPIKSDTAQYFDNAQWIAPVPNTDTAMMLGMMHYLYESGKYDKNFIETYTTGFDKFLPYLLGKTDNTPKNLKWASKICGIDKDVLKELADTFVANRTMIMSGWGMQRAHHGEQPHWAMVTLAAMIGQIGLPGGGFGLSYHYSNGGAPTCKGAAIGGMNSASVGKFNDKGEFIGTDTGEFDKRGRFVAKAAAAAGTGQSWLQKATSYAFPVARIADALLHPGKVIDHNGKKITYPDIDFIYWVGGNPLVHHQDTNTNLKAWRKPRTVVVHESYWTPTAKMADIVFPVTTEYERNDITMTGDYSNMNIVPMKQVVEKYHEARDDYQIFIDLCKAYAKNLVIAYTDNGKDEFDWIKEYYDAAYAQVKAVPELTTDMKPFEEFWNENKPVTFASSQDSDSWVRFGEFREDPVLNALGTPSGLIEIYSETIEKMGYDDCKAHPMWFEPIEWLGMKDKPAKFHMISAHPTDRLHSQLSQTSLRDKYAIANREPIWINEKDAKELGVQSGDLVRVFNVRGEVLAGAHVTKNIKEGVVKLAEGAWYDGFDSGICKNGGANVLTIDIPTSKLANGNISHTALVNIEKYKGGEALKLTAFAEPKFSK; encoded by the coding sequence ATGAACGAGAACAGACGAGAATTTCTAAAAAAAGGTGCTACAGCAATTGCAGCGACACCTTTGCTTTCAAGCGTAACAGCATCAAATTTATTTGCTGATGGCGTAAAAAAGAGTGTTTTAAGAGATAGCGAGGTCATCACAGCTGCCCACTGGGGTATGTTAAAAGTGACAACCAAAAACGGCGTTGCAGTAAAGTCAGAGCCTATCCAAAAAACAAGTGAAATTTACAACCCACTTCAGCACTACACACCAGATATGATCTACAAATGTCGTATCAAGCGCCCAGCAGTTAGAAAGAGCTACCTTGAAAATCCAGATAGTCCAAAGCCAGAGCTTCGCGGCAAGGATGAGTGGGTTGAGGTGCCTTACGAAGAGGCGATCAAGCTAGTTGCAAGAGAGCTTAAAAAGACAAGAGCACAAAAAGGCTTACAAAGTGTATTTGCGGGTAGCTATGGCTGGAAGTCAAGTGGAAACGTGCATAACTCAAGAATTTTACTTCATAGATTTATGAATTTAAGTGGCGGCTTTGTTGGCTCACTAGGTGACTACTCAACAGGTGCTAGCCAGATCATAATGCCTCACGTTGTGGGTAGTATCGAGGTCTATGAGCAGCAAACTAGCTGGCCAGTCGTACTTGAGAACTCAAAAGTCGTAGTCATCTGGGGTGCAAACCCACTTGCGACACTTCGCATAGCTTGGACTAGTACCGACGAGCAGGGCTTTAAGTACTTTGAAGAGCTAAAAAACAAAAAAGATATCAAAGTGATCATTATCGACCCTATCAAGAGTGACACAGCGCAATACTTTGACAACGCTCAGTGGATCGCCCCAGTGCCAAACACCGACACAGCGATGATGCTTGGTATGATGCACTACCTATATGAAAGCGGCAAGTATGATAAAAATTTTATCGAGACCTATACAACTGGCTTTGATAAATTTCTCCCATATCTACTTGGTAAGACAGACAACACTCCTAAAAATTTAAAGTGGGCGAGCAAAATTTGTGGTATCGATAAAGACGTTTTAAAAGAGCTAGCTGATACATTTGTCGCAAACCGCACTATGATAATGAGTGGTTGGGGTATGCAGCGCGCGCATCACGGCGAGCAGCCGCACTGGGCGATGGTGACATTAGCAGCTATGATCGGTCAGATCGGACTTCCTGGCGGGGGATTTGGACTTAGCTATCACTACTCAAACGGTGGCGCACCAACATGCAAGGGCGCAGCTATCGGTGGCATGAATAGCGCAAGTGTGGGTAAATTTAACGATAAAGGCGAGTTTATAGGTACAGATACAGGTGAGTTCGATAAACGAGGTCGCTTCGTTGCAAAGGCTGCTGCAGCAGCAGGTACAGGCCAAAGCTGGCTACAAAAAGCAACCAGCTATGCCTTCCCGGTAGCAAGGATCGCTGATGCGTTATTGCATCCTGGCAAAGTGATAGATCATAATGGCAAAAAGATCACCTATCCAGACATTGACTTTATCTACTGGGTCGGCGGTAATCCACTTGTGCACCACCAAGATACAAATACAAATTTAAAAGCGTGGAGAAAGCCAAGAACGGTTGTCGTACATGAATCATACTGGACACCGACAGCAAAAATGGCTGATATCGTTTTCCCAGTCACTACAGAGTATGAGAGAAACGACATTACCATGACTGGCGACTACTCAAATATGAACATCGTGCCGATGAAACAAGTCGTTGAGAAATACCACGAGGCAAGAGATGATTATCAAATTTTCATCGATCTTTGCAAAGCTTATGCTAAAAATTTAGTCATTGCCTACACAGATAACGGCAAGGATGAGTTTGACTGGATCAAAGAGTACTATGACGCAGCCTACGCTCAGGTCAAGGCTGTGCCAGAGCTAACTACTGATATGAAGCCATTTGAAGAGTTTTGGAACGAGAACAAGCCAGTTACATTTGCCTCATCTCAAGATAGCGATAGTTGGGTGAGATTTGGCGAATTTAGAGAAGATCCTGTGCTAAATGCTCTTGGAACTCCAAGTGGTCTTATAGAAATTTACTCAGAGACTATCGAGAAAATGGGCTATGACGACTGCAAGGCACACCCAATGTGGTTTGAGCCGATCGAGTGGCTAGGCATGAAAGATAAGCCAGCTAAATTCCACATGATAAGTGCTCACCCAACTGACCGCTTGCACTCACAACTAAGTCAAACTTCACTTCGTGACAAATACGCTATCGCAAATCGCGAGCCTATCTGGATCAACGAAAAAGACGCAAAAGAGCTTGGCGTACAAAGTGGCGACTTGGTGCGTGTATTTAATGTACGTGGTGAGGTTTTAGCAGGTGCTCACGTGACTAAAAACATCAAAGAGGGCGTTGTAAAACTAGCTGAGGGCGCTTGGTATGACGGCTTTGATAGTGGAATTTGCAAAAACGGCGGTGCAAACGTGCTAACCATAGATATCCCAACAAGTAAGCTAGCAAACGGCAACATCAGCCACACAGCTCTTGTAAATATCGAGAAATATAAAGGTGGCGAGGCATTAAAGCTTACAGCTTTTGCTGAGCCAAAATTTTCTAAATAA
- a CDS encoding EamA family transporter: MPEWFIYAALSAVFAALTAIFAKLGVKDIDSDFATFIRTIVVILMLVLLLSVAKKWQPLSSLSPKNWLFLILSGMATGLSWLMYFKAMQAGKVYQVALIDKFSVVLAIILAVIFLGERLNLKEILAVCLIVSGVFLLIFK, from the coding sequence ATGCCAGAGTGGTTTATCTACGCGGCTCTTTCAGCTGTTTTTGCTGCACTTACAGCGATCTTTGCAAAGCTTGGCGTAAAGGATATTGACAGCGATTTTGCGACATTTATAAGAACGATCGTTGTCATTTTGATGCTTGTTTTGCTTTTAAGCGTGGCTAAAAAATGGCAACCACTAAGCTCACTAAGCCCCAAAAACTGGCTCTTTCTCATACTAAGTGGCATGGCAACTGGGCTCTCGTGGCTCATGTATTTTAAAGCTATGCAGGCAGGCAAGGTTTATCAAGTGGCTTTGATTGATAAATTTAGCGTTGTGCTGGCTATCATTTTGGCTGTCATCTTTCTTGGCGAGAGGTTAAATTTAAAAGAAATTTTAGCCGTCTGTCTTATCGTGTCTGGCGTATTTTTACTCATTTTTAAATAA
- a CDS encoding cytochrome C heme-binding protein has protein sequence MKKIIFSAIVACAAFGASVNYTDVVKDVYGDASSTKSIGRLLPTNAVEILQTSGDRAQIKVKGYQNPAVSNVVYFADGARIISVAFAKTAPFDIKVIKEGKNGKWNEVETTVFVQKDGFSTDVNAMFAKADKMYKESCGVCHALPQTTHFNANQWPSLLKSMIGRTAIEKKDEWLVVEYLQKHSSDVNLGK, from the coding sequence ATGAAAAAAATCATTTTTTCGGCCATCGTGGCTTGTGCAGCATTTGGTGCTAGTGTAAACTACACAGATGTCGTAAAAGACGTTTATGGTGACGCTAGCTCAACAAAAAGTATAGGCAGACTGCTACCAACCAATGCAGTTGAAATTTTACAAACAAGCGGCGATAGAGCGCAGATTAAAGTAAAAGGCTATCAAAACCCAGCCGTTAGCAACGTAGTTTATTTTGCTGATGGCGCGAGGATCATCTCAGTAGCATTTGCAAAAACTGCACCTTTTGATATCAAAGTGATAAAAGAGGGCAAAAATGGCAAATGGAACGAGGTAGAAACGACAGTTTTCGTTCAAAAAGATGGCTTTAGCACCGATGTAAATGCGATGTTTGCAAAAGCTGATAAGATGTATAAAGAGAGCTGTGGCGTTTGCCATGCGTTGCCTCAAACCACACATTTCAACGCAAACCAATGGCCGTCACTTCTAAAATCAATGATCGGCAGAACCGCAATAGAGAAAAAAGACGAGTGGTTGGTTGTTGAATACCTTCAAAAACACTCATCTGACGTAAACCTAGGTAAATAA